The Verrucomicrobiota bacterium genome includes the window CCGGGATGCGCCCGGCATCCACGGCGGCATAGTCGAAGAACTTTAGCCAGTCGTCCGAGCCTTGTTTGAGGCCGAGTTGCTTGGCCCAGGTGCGGAGGGTTTCCTCGTCGCGCGGTGGCGAGAGCACTTCGCGTTCAATCTTGCTCCAGTTGCTGGGGTCGTGCCCGTGTTCCAGGCAGAACTCCCGTAGGCCGAGACGTTGTTTTGCCCGGATTTGTTTTATAAATTCGCCGAACATAGTCTTGGTTTCGTTGTGGTTAATTTACTACCACACCCGCTGGCAATGGCAAGAGGGAATTCCGTGGGCAGAGTTTGCCGCCTCGTCGTTTTCGGCGAGACGCGCGCAGAACTTCTGCATTACGAATAAGCGTCATTTGGTATTACGACAATTCGTAAATTACGAAGTGTCGTAGCAGGGCTGTCTTTCAGTATTTCCTGAATTACCCAGT containing:
- a CDS encoding helix-turn-helix transcriptional regulator codes for the protein MFGEFIKQIRAKQRLGLREFCLEHGHDPSNWSKIEREVLSPPRDEETLRTWAKQLGLKQGSDDWLKFFDYAAVDAGRIPDYVLKDEELVEKLPAFFRTLSGNKPTDEELENLIKLLRER